From Mastacembelus armatus chromosome 9, fMasArm1.2, whole genome shotgun sequence:
aatttgaacTTGATCTATTCCCTGATTTATCTTTGACGTGGTCTAAATGAAAGTAGCAATGGTTGCAGTGTCTTACCTAGAGCTTTGAACATCTGCATGCCTCCGTATTTCCCTTCAAAGAGCACAGTGTTGTTGAGAGGGTTGAACGCCCTGCACATCCGCACTAAGACTACCTCCAAACAGCCTGCAAGAACCAGGGACAAAGAAAGTCTGACTGAGCTTTTTTACCCATAACCAACATTTTCTGGTCTCTAACTGGATAAGACATATCCCTGACCTGACGCAACAGTGTCAGTCCAGTTGACTCACCAGACTTGAGCAGGAGGATCTGGTCGTTCTGGCACAATTCCATGAACCCTGAGATGCGCTTGGCAAATTCCACCACATACTGGATTGCATGGGTGATCTGGATGGCACACTGCTGCCAGAGCACATCCCGGGGCTGAAACCAAACACACCCAGTGAAGGTTTACTAAACTTTTGAACACAATACTTACTAGATGTACAAGGTAACATTTAATAAAGTGCCTTACACCTCTAGTatcttataataataaaaaaacaaaaagaacacagataaaataaaatctagaCATAGACAGGACACATAACATAAAACCTCACCTTGCTCTGGTACATCTTGACCTCTTCATAGGAGTGTGTCTGCCAGGctagctgctgcagctcctctgttgtGTACTGACATGTCTCCAAGTGGGACTTGATGATATTCTGGGCAATGCGGTCTAGAAGAGGGAATTGTTTGCTTATCCACTTATACCTTTCCATATAACGTTTGATACAGTATGTTATGTGTATGGCAGAGATGTATTGTGCACGTCATATTGTTGGGCCTATGATCCACATATGATGAAAATTTATGAGAAGACACATAATGCTTTTTCAGTGCCACCACTTCTGCGATTTTTAGTggttccttttttaaaaaacgtaacagctgagctgagctgtaCATACAGTAAAGTGACACCTTGTCATCTGGCTATATAAGCCTGTCTGATCTCCTGTTCTGCTCTCAGATTAGCACTCTGACTCAAGCTCTCTACCAGAACTACTTTGTGTTTAATCGTTAATTTCTCATGTGGATAGTTATAGATTTTAAATAATGACCCACTCTCCCATGTCTCTCTTACAAACAGGACAAAGTATCATGCAGTTTTTACCCAGCTCTCCCATGCTGACATTACTGGGTCCCAGCTGACTGTCCTGGTAGCCTCCGTAGCTGAACAGGTTGGGTACAGGCGTCAGATCGTACACAGGCTCCTGTTTAATGTGCTTCATGCCTGACATGTCCAAACCTGACTGGTCTGGCGATGGCTGGGTTGAATCCATCCCATAGTATCCCCCTGGGACTCCGCCTCCATTACCATGGACACCTTTGGGCAGCTCAATGACATGACCGTTGGCATAGGTGCCGCCAATCTCATGGTTAAGGGTGGACAGTCCGTTGGTTAGGCTGGATGAGTAAACACGTGCCAGAGCTTCTGCTtcacctgtctgctgctgccgctgctccTGCAGTCGTGCCTGGTGCTTCTGGACCTCTGCATACAGGCTGTCACGTTGCTTCTTGGACATACGACCGAACTTTACCGCTGTACACAAAGATagacaaaagagacaaaatttAACAACATGCCATTCTGTGTCAGCTCCTCAGGTAGcagtaagaaaaatatttaaaatattatattttttcagaACTGTagtaataaagtaaaaacaaccaCATATGAGATACAAGAGTGCATAGCTTCATTGCTGTATTTAGATCTAAATATCTAGAGCACAGGACTATACTCTACCATCTCTGGACATTCCTAGGGCGAGACATTTCTGCAGGCGGCAGTGTTGGCAGCGGTTGCGGTTTGTTCTGTCAATGAGGCAGTTCCTCTGGCGGGGGCAGGAGTAggatgcattgttttgctgacTCCGTCTGAAGAAACCCTGATCACATGACAACAAAGACCATGAATACAGAGTTACAGGTATCCGTAGAACACCATGAAtgattttaagctttttttttttttgtaaaacaatgaattaaatCTCACCTTACACCCCTCACATGTAATGACTCCGTAGTGGATGCCTGATGATTTGTCTCCGCAGATTTTGCATGGTATAACTTCGATTTGGGCTGCAAGCAAAGACAGACACCAGACAGGTTGTGTGttacaaaacacattatttctTACTTCTGAGAACACCTGAGTGAGTCAGTCCCCTCACTTCCAGATTTTTCAGCTCTCAGCTGGTGGTCTAATTTGAGGTTAGAAAACCTGGTTGTGGAGATTTGTGTGAGCTCCACTTCACAAGGGCACGGTGACATCTGGACATTCTGGATGTTCTTCAGCAAGTTTTTCTAATGACTGGGATGTTGATGACTGcatacgtgcacacacacacattcgtaCACACATAAATGACAGGACAGCATTAACTGTGTATGTGGCTTCATTGTGTTACACATGAAGGAGGGACCCCTGCCGGTTTGCAAGGTTGCTcataataaaaactgattaCATCACTGAAGAACCACACTTGCTTTctcacactcgcacacacacacacactgggtcCTGCAGTCTCTTTTGTATATAACTTCTCTTCAGATGTACTCAAATGTACTCACTGTGTATAGGCAGCTCCATGTACAGTCACAACCATAGGCACAGAAAGTATGAACAGAAAGTATTTCAGTGTAACAGACAAAAGCACCTGTCACCAGTGTCTTTGAACTTATCCATAATATATGAAAAGAGAAAGCTGCATTTCCTGAGATATGAGATGGATGTAGAGGTAGGCAGGTATGTCTGCTGAGATGGCACACACTCTTTAAAGAGATTAGACAGCCTAACTAATCCTAAATTATTTCTTGACGAGCTGGTTCCCTCCTCTGCAATGCATTGGCTTAATCACAGCTTGAAGTAGCCATTCACTTATAATCTCTTTGCATAGTCCCACCTGGAGGAAATTCAGAATAAGGTTTCTGAACTTTCTGAGAGTcaaaaaaccaaacagaaaagtTTTATATTCCATATTTGTGGGAACTTGCCTAATGGATTCTCCTTAAGAGCAATATTAATCATGTATTGTGCAACTGGAGTCGCAACTGgggaactgtgtgtgtgtgttctcatatGCATGTCTGAGTGTAGCCTGAGTGATTGTATGCAaggtgtttgtgtatatatatacgATGTGCAGGTATATATTGTAAACATATgtgtataaaatatttctgtgggGGACTGAGTGTGCAGTATATATAATTGGATAATCCCATATGAGGATCAATGGAGACAGTTCTGTTTGCCTAAGCAACAGAGCAGGAACAAGCAATCACTGCTGCCTCATGTACACTCTATAGTACACCTCATacactgctgcttcacagtggaaaatataattaaacTCTCTAAGAGCTGGTGGGTCAATGCCAACTGATTCATGTGAATGATCCTCACAATGCTGCAGACCATTTGCAGAGATGCATTGGTTAAGAGTCACAAGTCACAATATGGAAATTATGATGAAACTTTTATGGAAACAAAGAACCTGGACAATCAAACATGCTCATGTAGTCATTGGATTTttctctcattcattcattcattcattaacaaTCCTGTCTTCTCCTTAGTGACCAATGGGAGCCACACGTCTAGGCCATGTCCCTGGACTATGCCATATCCTTCATGCTTATTGCATTATGAATTACTAGAGTTGTCTTTATAGTTGTAATTCAAGATATGAATGAGTCTTTAGTCCCTTATTTACATGTCAAACTTCAAACCCAGTAACAGATCATTGTGTCACAGTATCTACAGTATTCAGGCTGTGATTAAATGACTTAAAGACAGGATAACATGGTGTTTAACCATGTGATTCAGGTAGCATAGCTCATGCTGTGAATTCTGGTGCGGCTCAAGATGTGACCCATTTCCAGTTCCTGGCCAACTGGTTCCAAACTGGGTCAGAGCAGAGCACTGGTCTGGGACGACACATAC
This genomic window contains:
- the rorb gene encoding nuclear receptor ROR-beta, with amino-acid sequence MRAQIEVIPCKICGDKSSGIHYGVITCEGCKGFFRRSQQNNASYSCPRQRNCLIDRTNRNRCQHCRLQKCLALGMSRDAVKFGRMSKKQRDSLYAEVQKHQARLQEQRQQQTGEAEALARVYSSSLTNGLSTLNHEIGGTYANGHVIELPKGVHGNGGGVPGGYYGMDSTQPSPDQSGLDMSGMKHIKQEPVYDLTPVPNLFSYGGYQDSQLGPSNVSMGELDRIAQNIIKSHLETCQYTTEELQQLAWQTHSYEEVKMYQSKPRDVLWQQCAIQITHAIQYVVEFAKRISGFMELCQNDQILLLKSGCLEVVLVRMCRAFNPLNNTVLFEGKYGGMQMFKALGCDDLVSAVFDFAKSLCSLQLTEEEIALFSAAVLISTDRPWLMEPRKVQKLQEKIYFALQHIMQKNHMDEDALAKLISRIPTLSALCTLHTEELQAFQQLHPETVNVLFPPLYKELFNPDPNSAMAMPK